The following are encoded in a window of Nakamurella sp. A5-74 genomic DNA:
- a CDS encoding DUF3159 domain-containing protein: MSAPDGPGPAEARTDRLSAVPPQADPQHIAEPAGATAAAAGPPAEADSAARMPSAWEQMGGIGGMIDSAVPVIAFVIINAIAGLTPAIIGALAAGVLIAVIRLIRHEPISQAVGGLFGVGIAAFIAGRSGEAKGFFAFGIWMFVVYGVVLLISILIRWPLIGVIWENLNGRGNAWRQDRKMVRRYDCATALWVLVCVARFVVQRWLYDSDQVGWLAFTRIAMGYPLFVLVIIGTVLIVTAGSGKTLRQQWDEVKHKRATQPKSAPLTFKERYRIAAEQQERKAAAKQAEQGTD, translated from the coding sequence GTGAGCGCACCCGACGGTCCCGGCCCGGCCGAGGCCCGCACGGACAGGTTGTCCGCTGTTCCGCCGCAGGCCGATCCCCAGCACATCGCTGAACCGGCCGGTGCCACCGCAGCGGCGGCCGGCCCACCGGCGGAAGCCGACAGCGCCGCGCGCATGCCGTCCGCCTGGGAACAGATGGGCGGCATCGGCGGGATGATCGACTCCGCCGTGCCGGTGATCGCGTTCGTCATCATCAACGCGATCGCCGGACTGACCCCGGCCATCATCGGTGCCCTGGCGGCCGGTGTGCTCATCGCCGTCATCCGATTGATCCGGCACGAACCGATCAGTCAAGCCGTCGGCGGACTGTTCGGCGTCGGGATCGCCGCCTTCATCGCCGGCCGGTCCGGGGAGGCAAAGGGTTTCTTCGCCTTCGGCATCTGGATGTTCGTCGTGTACGGCGTCGTGCTGTTGATCTCGATCCTCATCCGGTGGCCGCTGATCGGCGTCATCTGGGAGAACCTGAACGGCCGCGGCAACGCATGGCGGCAGGACCGGAAGATGGTGCGGCGCTACGACTGTGCGACCGCGCTGTGGGTGCTGGTGTGCGTTGCGCGATTCGTCGTGCAGCGCTGGCTGTACGACTCCGACCAGGTCGGCTGGCTCGCGTTCACCCGGATCGCGATGGGCTACCCGCTGTTCGTCCTGGTGATCATCGGGACCGTGCTGATCGTGACCGCCGGCTCCGGCAAGACCCTCCGCCAGCAATGGGACGAGGTCAAGCACAAGCGCGCGACCCAGCCGAAGAGCGCGCCGCTCACCTTCAAGGAGCGCTATCGGATCGCCGCCGAGCAGCAGGAACGCAAGGCGGCCGCCAAGCAGGCGGAGCAGGGCACCGACTGA
- the ppgK gene encoding polyphosphate--glucose phosphotransferase, producing the protein MSPAAPDRAFGIDIGGTGIKGGIVSLATGELIGDRFRIDTPQPATPKAVTKTAGQVAAHFDYRGPVGITFPGVVKHGTVLTAANVDPGWVGESLVDLTTPVMPGAVTVLNDADAAGLAEARFGAGRGRDGLVVMVTFGTGIGTALVHDGVLIPNAELGHIEVHGEDAEHRAAASAKDRKGLSWEQWAERADEYLQKLEALLSPELFIVGGGVSKKADKWVPRLHLKTELVVAQMLNNAGIAGAALAAVEGIEKS; encoded by the coding sequence ATGTCTCCTGCCGCACCTGATCGCGCCTTCGGCATCGACATCGGCGGCACCGGCATCAAGGGCGGCATCGTCTCCCTCGCCACCGGTGAGCTGATCGGAGATCGCTTCCGCATCGACACCCCGCAGCCGGCGACCCCGAAGGCCGTGACGAAGACCGCCGGTCAGGTGGCCGCACACTTCGACTACCGCGGCCCGGTGGGCATCACGTTCCCGGGTGTCGTCAAGCACGGCACCGTGCTCACCGCCGCCAACGTCGACCCCGGCTGGGTCGGTGAGTCCCTGGTCGACCTCACCACCCCGGTGATGCCCGGCGCCGTGACCGTGCTGAACGACGCCGACGCCGCCGGTCTGGCGGAGGCCCGCTTCGGTGCCGGCCGCGGACGCGACGGACTGGTCGTGATGGTGACCTTCGGGACCGGCATCGGTACCGCGCTGGTCCACGACGGTGTCCTGATCCCGAATGCCGAGCTGGGTCACATCGAGGTGCACGGGGAGGACGCCGAGCACCGCGCCGCAGCCTCCGCCAAGGACCGCAAGGGCCTGTCGTGGGAGCAGTGGGCCGAGCGGGCCGACGAGTACCTGCAGAAGCTCGAGGCCCTGCTGTCTCCCGAGTTGTTCATCGTGGGCGGTGGCGTCTCCAAGAAGGCCGACAAGTGGGTACCGCGACTGCACCTGAAGACCGAACTGGTGGTCGCCCAGATGCTCAACAACGCCGGCATCGCCGGCGCGGCCCTCGCTGCGGTCGAGGGCATCGAGAAGTCCTGA
- a CDS encoding OB-fold nucleic acid binding domain-containing protein, translating to MSTVTTKMGSWFKRLTTDPDEAEAETLSSEVAANPEACAAGSCRQGEKVALLGRLRCVDLRPADALQSLTAELYDGTDAVQLIWVGRRSIRGVEPGRTIKVRGRIGFRGGEKVMYNPEYELLPSSQ from the coding sequence GTGAGCACAGTGACGACGAAGATGGGTTCCTGGTTCAAGCGCCTGACCACGGACCCCGACGAGGCCGAGGCCGAGACGTTGAGCTCGGAAGTGGCGGCGAACCCGGAAGCTTGTGCTGCCGGCTCCTGTCGTCAGGGCGAGAAGGTCGCCCTGCTGGGTCGGCTGCGGTGCGTCGACCTTCGACCGGCTGATGCCCTGCAGTCGTTGACCGCCGAGTTGTACGACGGCACCGATGCCGTCCAACTCATCTGGGTCGGCCGACGCTCGATCCGTGGCGTCGAGCCCGGCCGCACGATCAAGGTGCGTGGCCGGATCGGCTTCCGCGGCGGCGAGAAGGTCATGTACAACCCCGAGTACGAGCTCCTCCCTTCCAGTCAGTGA
- a CDS encoding dihydrofolate reductase family protein: MSRTVNAHLFASINGVVEDPNLWQFDAFGAEEGALMNSGIADVTDIVIGAELWRQWSGYWPDQNDDFGAFINPVRKHVIATTLADRAADGGLGWNSTLVTGNPIEYVTALKSNGETGRISVVGGITTTRSLFVGGVIDALTLTVHPVAAGAGRRLFDESVPTTRLQLLEHQITPMGNAVLTYGLRAAA; the protein is encoded by the coding sequence ATGAGCCGCACCGTCAACGCCCACCTGTTCGCCAGCATCAACGGCGTCGTCGAGGACCCGAACCTGTGGCAGTTCGATGCCTTCGGTGCCGAAGAAGGCGCGCTGATGAACAGCGGGATCGCCGACGTCACCGACATCGTGATCGGCGCCGAACTCTGGCGCCAGTGGTCGGGCTACTGGCCAGACCAGAACGACGACTTCGGGGCGTTCATCAACCCGGTCCGCAAACACGTGATCGCCACGACCCTCGCCGACCGCGCTGCCGACGGCGGGCTGGGCTGGAACTCCACGCTGGTCACCGGCAATCCGATCGAGTACGTCACCGCGCTCAAGTCCAACGGCGAAACCGGCCGGATCTCGGTCGTCGGCGGGATCACCACCACGCGTTCGTTGTTCGTCGGCGGGGTGATCGACGCCCTCACGCTGACGGTGCACCCGGTCGCGGCCGGAGCCGGGCGCAGGCTGTTCGACGAGTCGGTGCCGACCACCCGCCTGCAGCTGCTGGAGCACCAGATCACCCCGATGGGCAACGCGGTCCTCACCTACGGTCTGCGCGCGGCCGCCTGA
- a CDS encoding DUF4193 domain-containing protein, protein MATDYDAPRRNESDEVGEDSLEELKARRNEAQSSVVDVDEGDTAESFELPGADLSGEELTVKVIPKQADEFTCSVCFLVQHRSRLSSEKGGRMVCVDCA, encoded by the coding sequence ATGGCAACCGATTACGACGCACCGCGTCGCAACGAGTCGGACGAGGTCGGTGAGGATTCGCTCGAGGAGCTGAAGGCCCGACGCAACGAGGCTCAGTCCTCTGTGGTGGACGTGGACGAAGGTGATACCGCCGAGTCGTTCGAACTGCCCGGCGCCGATCTCTCGGGTGAAGAACTCACCGTGAAAGTGATTCCGAAGCAGGCTGACGAGTTCACCTGCTCGGTGTGTTTCCTGGTGCAGCATCGCAGCCGCCTGTCGTCCGAGAAGGGCGGCCGGATGGTCTGCGTCGACTGCGCCTGA
- a CDS encoding sigma-70 family RNA polymerase sigma factor has product MTSPAPAEEDMTQTTQQSLAEEFRTELVGFCYRFLGSWSEAEDAVQETMLRAWQRADSFQGRSSLRTWVYRIATNICLDLVKAPQRRALPVDLTAAGQAPDDPTTLRTLPESTWISPFADHRLPIPADPAAVAEQRDSVRLAFIAALQTLPPKQRAVLILRDVLDWSAAECAELLRLSVASVNSALARSRASCAAADRTRALPTPTEEADLRLLSSYLAAFERYDIDALIALLTQDAEFSMPPYLLWMHGTDAIRAWWDGPGRICEGSRCLITRANGRPAMAVYHAVAADRWAPFAIHVLDVRDGAISAITHFMDTTAFAQFGLPPELGRE; this is encoded by the coding sequence CTGACATCCCCGGCCCCGGCGGAGGAAGACATGACACAGACGACACAGCAGTCGCTGGCCGAGGAGTTCCGCACCGAGCTCGTCGGCTTCTGCTACCGCTTCCTCGGTTCGTGGTCGGAGGCCGAGGACGCCGTCCAGGAGACGATGCTGCGCGCCTGGCAGCGGGCCGACAGCTTCCAGGGCCGATCGTCCCTGCGCACCTGGGTGTACCGGATCGCCACGAACATCTGCCTGGATCTGGTCAAGGCCCCGCAGCGCCGCGCGCTGCCGGTGGATCTGACGGCGGCCGGTCAGGCGCCGGACGACCCGACGACCCTACGAACGCTGCCGGAGAGCACCTGGATCTCGCCGTTCGCCGACCACCGACTGCCGATCCCCGCAGACCCGGCCGCCGTCGCGGAGCAGCGCGATTCGGTGCGGCTCGCCTTCATCGCCGCCCTGCAGACGCTGCCGCCGAAGCAGCGCGCAGTGCTGATCCTGCGGGACGTGCTCGACTGGTCGGCCGCCGAGTGCGCCGAGCTGCTCCGGCTCAGCGTGGCGTCGGTGAACTCGGCGCTGGCCAGGTCGCGGGCCTCGTGCGCTGCTGCCGACCGGACGCGGGCGCTGCCGACGCCGACAGAGGAGGCCGATCTCCGCCTGCTCAGCTCCTACCTGGCGGCCTTCGAGCGCTACGACATCGACGCGCTCATTGCACTGCTCACCCAGGACGCGGAGTTCTCGATGCCGCCGTACCTGCTGTGGATGCACGGCACCGATGCGATCCGCGCCTGGTGGGACGGTCCCGGCCGGATCTGCGAGGGGTCACGCTGTCTCATCACCCGGGCGAACGGCCGTCCGGCGATGGCGGTGTACCACGCGGTGGCCGCCGACCGCTGGGCGCCGTTCGCCATCCATGTTCTCGACGTGCGTGATGGTGCGATCAGCGCGATCACCCACTTCATGGACACCACCGCCTTCGCCCAGTTCGGGTTGCCTCCGGAGCTCGGCCGCGAATGA
- a CDS encoding TrkA family potassium uptake protein, whose amino-acid sequence MHIVIMGCGRVGSALAKALHRAGHSVAVIDRDETAFRRLGVDFSGQQVLGMGFDRDTLMRARIREAHAFAAVSSGDNSNIIAARVAREQFGVDNVVARIYDPKRAQVYERLGIPTVATVPWTTDRLLRAILPDGLISEWRDPSGTGTIINLPYHQAWAGRPLQELEELCTVRVAFVIRYGSCLLPTADTIVQEGDLVYAGAVAGGIKTIAAAAAASPEEEH is encoded by the coding sequence GTGCACATCGTCATCATGGGTTGCGGCCGGGTCGGCTCGGCTCTTGCCAAGGCACTCCACCGGGCCGGTCACTCCGTGGCAGTCATCGACCGGGACGAGACGGCGTTCCGCCGGCTCGGGGTCGATTTCTCCGGCCAGCAGGTGCTCGGGATGGGCTTTGATCGCGACACCCTGATGCGCGCCAGGATCCGCGAGGCGCACGCCTTCGCCGCAGTGTCCTCCGGAGACAACTCGAACATCATCGCCGCCAGGGTCGCCCGCGAGCAGTTCGGTGTCGACAACGTGGTGGCCCGCATCTACGACCCGAAACGTGCTCAGGTCTACGAGCGACTCGGCATCCCCACCGTCGCCACCGTTCCCTGGACGACGGACCGGTTGCTGCGGGCGATCCTGCCCGACGGGCTGATCTCGGAATGGCGTGACCCGTCCGGCACCGGAACCATCATCAACCTGCCCTACCACCAGGCCTGGGCGGGCCGTCCGCTGCAGGAGCTCGAGGAGCTCTGCACCGTGCGGGTGGCGTTCGTCATCCGGTACGGGAGTTGTCTGCTGCCCACCGCGGACACCATCGTCCAGGAAGGCGACCTGGTGTACGCGGGAGCCGTCGCCGGCGGAATCAAGACGATCGCCGCTGCCGCTGCTGCTTCACCGGAGGAGGAGCACTGA
- the cei gene encoding envelope integrity protein Cei: MTTDPTADRYRRRRRWPILTVLGVLFLGGGYIWFQALKPEPSLGTGCNTPGAAPVSTSQSARSSAATGRPPSGGSGSSARSSASRSSAAPRTTTTSLGAFTDKNTLAQVRPAAPDAFTLNVLNASQQHGLAKTLSDELRTLGFDQIGEVTNDPLYPANDLRCVGEIRYGNAGVASARTALMLMPCAQLVVDNRVDESVDVAIGDLYTFDSTPDAVKAQLAAIGDAAAPPPVFDGRTVQLSRSALSIPPLPSAVCPS; the protein is encoded by the coding sequence GTGACGACCGACCCGACAGCCGACCGCTATCGTCGCCGTCGACGCTGGCCGATCCTGACGGTGCTCGGGGTGCTGTTCCTCGGCGGTGGGTACATCTGGTTCCAGGCGCTGAAGCCCGAACCGTCCCTCGGCACCGGATGCAACACACCGGGCGCCGCGCCGGTCAGCACCTCCCAGTCCGCCCGCTCGAGCGCCGCGACCGGCCGCCCGCCCTCCGGCGGGTCTGGCTCCTCCGCCCGCAGCAGCGCGTCGCGCTCCAGCGCAGCGCCCAGGACCACCACCACCTCGCTGGGCGCGTTCACCGACAAGAACACCCTGGCGCAGGTCCGACCGGCGGCTCCCGACGCGTTCACCCTCAACGTCCTCAACGCCTCGCAGCAGCACGGCCTGGCGAAGACGCTGTCCGACGAGCTCCGCACGTTGGGCTTCGACCAGATCGGCGAGGTGACCAACGACCCGCTGTACCCGGCCAACGACCTGCGCTGCGTGGGCGAGATCCGGTACGGCAACGCGGGAGTGGCCTCGGCCAGGACCGCGCTGATGCTCATGCCGTGCGCCCAGCTGGTCGTCGACAACCGGGTCGACGAGTCGGTGGATGTGGCCATCGGCGATCTCTACACCTTCGACTCGACGCCGGATGCAGTGAAGGCCCAGCTCGCGGCGATCGGCGACGCGGCAGCTCCCCCACCGGTGTTCGACGGCCGCACCGTGCAGCTGTCGCGGTCGGCGCTGTCCATCCCGCCGCTGCCCTCCGCGGTGTGCCCGTCCTAG
- a CDS encoding TrkA family potassium uptake protein, with product MRVAIAGAGSVGRSIGAELVENGHQVMLIDRSPEAMKPERIPNAEWVLADACEVSSLEDAGLQTCDVVIACTGDDKVNLVLSLLAKTEFAVNRVVGRVNDPRNEWLFTDAWGVDVAVSTPRILAALVEEAVTVGDLVRLFTLRQGQANLVEVTLPPHTTMAGRPVRDLNLPRDAALVTILRGGRVIVPSPDEPIEPGDELLFVASPEVEDLVRRAVS from the coding sequence ATGCGTGTTGCCATCGCAGGGGCCGGATCCGTGGGTCGATCCATCGGGGCGGAACTGGTCGAGAACGGCCACCAGGTGATGCTGATCGACCGCAGCCCCGAGGCGATGAAGCCGGAGCGCATCCCGAACGCCGAATGGGTGCTCGCCGACGCCTGCGAGGTGTCCTCCCTGGAGGACGCCGGCCTGCAGACCTGCGACGTGGTGATCGCCTGCACCGGCGACGACAAGGTCAACCTGGTGCTGTCGCTGCTGGCCAAGACCGAGTTCGCCGTCAACCGCGTCGTCGGCAGGGTCAACGACCCCCGCAACGAATGGCTGTTCACCGACGCCTGGGGGGTTGACGTCGCCGTCTCGACGCCACGCATCCTGGCCGCCCTCGTCGAGGAAGCGGTGACGGTCGGCGACCTGGTGCGGCTGTTCACCCTCCGCCAGGGGCAGGCCAACCTGGTCGAGGTCACGCTGCCGCCGCACACCACCATGGCCGGACGACCGGTCCGCGACCTCAACCTCCCCCGCGACGCTGCCTTGGTGACGATCCTGCGCGGCGGGCGCGTCATCGTGCCGTCCCCCGACGAGCCGATCGAGCCGGGTGACGAGCTGCTGTTCGTGGCCTCCCCCGAGGTCGAGGACCTGGTCCGCCGCGCCGTCAGCTGA
- a CDS encoding APC family permease, translated as MSKMTYVAKRLLVGRPFRSDKLGNTLLPKRIALPVFASDAMSSVAYAPQEVFATLAVAGVGAYVFAPWLAILVCVVMLVVVASYRQNVHAYPSGGGDYEVATTNLGPTAGLLVASALSVDYILTVAVSTASGVANIGSAVKVVGDHPVLFSIIIIALVATANLRGVRESGLAFAIPVYLFVVSMVVMIGTGIGRYVFGSEMRAETADFQIPVTHSLSGLALIFLLMRSFSSGSAALTGVEAISNGVPAFKKPKSKNAATTLALMGLIAVTMFGGLVFLAMVTNVHIVEQGGLLIGAPEGYYQKTLIAQVAQTVFSGFPIAFYVVSIATGLILILACNTAFNGFPVLASILAQDSYLPRQLRTRGDRLAFSNGIVFLAVIALILVIAFQANVTALIQLYIVGVFVSFTLSQAGMIKHWNRELAKTTDEKRRRQMRRSQTINAIGLTFTSVVLVIVLVTKFLAGAWIAILAMGILFATMKAIRRHYDRVSRELAADEDDMVLPSRIHGIVLVSKLHLPTMRALAYARAIRADTLEAVMVNVDPEETAKVAREWEDRQIPVSLKVIDSPFREITKPIIDYVRRVRKDSPRDLITVFIPEYVVGHWWEQLLHNQSALRLKTRLLFTPGIMVTSVPWQMSSTEAVQRRMRDVPMEVPLHQTGRKDLG; from the coding sequence GTGTCCAAGATGACCTATGTGGCCAAGCGGCTGCTCGTCGGTCGACCGTTCCGGAGCGACAAGCTCGGGAACACGCTGCTCCCGAAGCGGATCGCGCTGCCGGTGTTCGCCTCCGACGCGATGTCGAGCGTTGCCTACGCGCCCCAGGAAGTGTTCGCCACGCTGGCCGTCGCCGGCGTCGGCGCGTACGTGTTCGCGCCCTGGCTGGCGATCTTGGTGTGCGTTGTCATGCTCGTGGTCGTCGCGTCCTACCGGCAGAACGTGCACGCCTATCCCAGCGGTGGCGGCGACTACGAGGTCGCCACCACCAACCTCGGTCCGACGGCCGGCCTGCTGGTCGCCAGTGCACTGTCGGTCGACTACATCCTGACCGTCGCCGTCTCGACGGCGTCCGGGGTGGCCAACATCGGCTCAGCGGTGAAGGTCGTCGGCGACCACCCGGTGCTGTTCTCCATCATCATCATCGCCCTGGTGGCGACCGCGAACCTGCGTGGTGTGCGGGAATCAGGCCTGGCCTTCGCCATTCCGGTGTACCTGTTCGTGGTCTCGATGGTGGTGATGATCGGTACCGGGATCGGCCGGTACGTCTTCGGCAGCGAGATGCGGGCGGAGACCGCCGATTTCCAGATCCCGGTCACGCACTCACTGTCGGGGCTGGCGCTGATCTTCCTGCTGATGCGGTCCTTCTCCTCCGGTTCGGCAGCGCTCACCGGGGTCGAGGCGATCTCCAACGGGGTGCCGGCGTTCAAGAAGCCGAAGTCCAAGAACGCCGCCACCACGCTGGCCCTGATGGGGCTGATCGCCGTCACCATGTTCGGTGGGCTGGTGTTCCTGGCCATGGTGACCAACGTGCACATCGTCGAGCAGGGCGGCCTGCTGATCGGCGCACCCGAGGGGTACTACCAGAAGACGCTGATCGCCCAGGTCGCGCAGACCGTGTTCTCCGGCTTCCCGATCGCCTTCTACGTCGTCTCCATCGCGACCGGCCTGATCCTGATCCTGGCCTGCAACACCGCGTTCAACGGGTTCCCGGTGCTCGCCTCGATCCTCGCGCAGGACAGTTACCTGCCCCGCCAGCTGCGGACCCGCGGCGATCGGCTCGCGTTCTCCAACGGCATCGTCTTCCTGGCGGTGATCGCACTGATCCTGGTGATCGCGTTCCAGGCCAACGTGACTGCGCTGATCCAGCTCTACATCGTCGGGGTGTTCGTCTCCTTCACCCTCTCGCAGGCCGGGATGATCAAGCACTGGAACCGCGAGCTCGCCAAGACCACGGACGAGAAGCGCCGCCGCCAGATGCGCCGGAGCCAGACGATCAATGCGATCGGTCTGACGTTCACCTCCGTGGTGCTGGTGATCGTGCTGGTGACGAAGTTCCTGGCCGGGGCGTGGATCGCGATCCTGGCCATGGGCATCCTGTTCGCCACCATGAAGGCCATCCGGCGGCACTACGACCGGGTGTCGCGGGAGTTGGCTGCCGACGAGGACGACATGGTGCTGCCCAGCCGGATCCACGGCATCGTACTGGTCTCCAAGCTGCACCTGCCCACGATGCGGGCGCTGGCCTATGCCAGGGCGATCCGGGCCGACACCCTCGAAGCGGTGATGGTCAACGTCGATCCGGAGGAGACCGCGAAGGTCGCCAGGGAGTGGGAGGACCGCCAGATCCCGGTCTCGCTCAAGGTGATCGACTCGCCGTTCCGCGAGATCACCAAGCCGATCATCGACTACGTACGCCGGGTCCGGAAGGACTCTCCGCGTGACCTGATCACCGTGTTCATCCCCGAGTACGTGGTCGGGCACTGGTGGGAACAGTTGCTGCACAACCAGTCCGCCTTGCGCCTCAAGACCCGACTGCTGTTCACCCCGGGCATCATGGTGACCAGCGTGCCGTGGCAGATGAGCTCGACCGAGGCCGTGCAGCGGCGGATGCGCGACGTCCCGATGGAGGTGCCGTTGCACCAGACGGGACGCAAGGACCTCGGGTGA